The proteins below are encoded in one region of Segatella copri:
- the trxA gene encoding thioredoxin has product MKKIILAAILFLPFLVSCTQNRKAPAVSPQTTVGKSEKTETAKVQYLTTSDFRKKIMDYDAHPDEWVFAGSRPAVIDFYTTWCGPCKMMAPVVESLAEKYAGKIDFYKVDIDQESELASVFGISSIPTFLFIPVKGKPSVQMGAMQKEDFEGLIDKIKIK; this is encoded by the coding sequence ATGAAGAAAATTATATTAGCAGCTATTTTATTTCTACCATTTCTTGTTTCTTGTACACAGAACAGGAAAGCACCTGCTGTTTCTCCTCAAACGACTGTAGGGAAGTCTGAGAAAACTGAAACTGCCAAGGTGCAATATCTCACCACATCTGATTTCAGAAAAAAGATTATGGATTACGATGCTCATCCGGATGAATGGGTATTCGCCGGTTCCCGTCCTGCCGTCATCGATTTCTACACCACCTGGTGTGGTCCTTGTAAGATGATGGCTCCCGTAGTGGAATCTCTCGCTGAGAAATATGCCGGCAAGATAGATTTCTATAAGGTGGATATCGACCAGGAGTCCGAACTTGCTTCTGTTTTCGGTATCAGCAGCATCCCTACCTTCCTCTTCATCCCCGTGAAAGGCAAACCATCTGTGCAGATGGGTGCTATGCAAAAGGAGGATTTCGAAGGACTGATTGATAAAATTAAAATAAAATGA
- a CDS encoding ZIP family metal transporter, producing the protein MTNVLISAAGLCGATIIGAILGFFVKELPHKWNDAVLGYCAGIMLAASTLGLIVPAFEQTSLWWLVVIGVMAGALFLNVLDLVTPHLHHITGLDPEEHRNNARLSHVMLFVMAIALHKLPEGMAAGVSVCSAEGATEWGVSFGIALQNIPEGMVIIAPLMMAGVTAVRTFFISIFIALLEVIGILLGFGLGSASSTFLPVMLGFAGGAMLYVTSDEMIPETHAHGFQKQATYALLLGFITFVLMEKCV; encoded by the coding sequence ATGACAAACGTATTGATTAGTGCAGCCGGACTTTGCGGTGCCACGATTATAGGTGCCATTCTGGGATTCTTCGTCAAGGAGTTGCCTCACAAATGGAACGACGCCGTATTGGGATATTGTGCCGGAATCATGCTGGCAGCTTCCACGTTGGGACTGATAGTGCCAGCCTTCGAACAGACCAGTCTTTGGTGGCTGGTAGTAATCGGCGTGATGGCAGGAGCCCTGTTCCTGAATGTGCTAGATCTGGTAACTCCCCATCTTCATCACATCACGGGACTAGACCCCGAGGAGCATCGCAACAATGCCCGACTCAGTCATGTGATGCTCTTTGTGATGGCGATAGCCCTACATAAACTGCCCGAAGGCATGGCGGCTGGAGTGAGTGTCTGTTCGGCAGAGGGAGCAACGGAGTGGGGCGTTTCTTTCGGTATCGCCCTGCAGAACATCCCTGAGGGAATGGTCATTATCGCTCCTTTGATGATGGCTGGTGTTACAGCAGTCCGCACCTTTTTTATATCCATCTTCATCGCCCTGCTCGAAGTGATAGGTATTCTGTTGGGTTTCGGTTTGGGTTCAGCCTCTTCCACCTTCCTCCCCGTGATGCTGGGCTTTGCCGGTGGCGCCATGCTCTATGTAACGAGCGATGAGATGATTCCCGAAACCCATGCCCATGGCTTTCAGAAGCAAGCCACCTACGCTCTTCTCCTGGGCTTCATCACCTTTGTGTTGATGGAGAAATGTGTGTAG
- a CDS encoding LL-diaminopimelate aminotransferase: MALVNEHFLKLANNYLFADIAKKVNAYKIAHPKQRVISLGIGDVTQPLCPAVIKAMHKAVDEMAEQASFRGYGPERGYDFLREAIIKNDFLPRGIHLDANEVFVNDGAKSDTGNIQEILRWDNNIGVTDPIYPVYIDSNVMIGRAGIFENGKWSNVTYMPCDESDDFIPQIPDHRVDMIYLCYPNNPTGTVISKEELRKWVNYAIKNESIILYDAAYEAYITDPSIPHSIYEIRGARKVAIEFHSYSKTAGFTGVRCGYTIVPKELKAKTLAGEEVALNPIWDRRQCTKFNGTSYISQRAAEAIYTPEGKEQVKATINYYMENAHFMRAELQKLGLRVYGGENAPYLWVKTPNNTPSWKFFEEMLYGASVVCTPGVGFGPSGEGYIRLTAFGEHEDCKEAMERIAKWLGK; this comes from the coding sequence ATGGCATTAGTTAATGAACATTTCCTGAAGTTGGCCAACAACTACTTGTTTGCCGACATCGCAAAGAAGGTGAACGCCTACAAGATTGCACATCCCAAGCAGCGTGTAATCAGTCTGGGCATCGGTGATGTAACCCAGCCTCTCTGCCCTGCCGTCATCAAGGCGATGCACAAGGCTGTAGACGAGATGGCTGAGCAGGCTTCTTTCAGAGGCTACGGTCCGGAGCGAGGCTACGACTTCCTCCGCGAGGCTATCATCAAGAACGACTTCCTGCCACGTGGCATTCATCTCGACGCCAACGAGGTATTCGTAAACGATGGAGCCAAGAGCGATACGGGAAATATCCAGGAGATTTTGAGATGGGATAACAACATCGGCGTTACCGACCCGATTTATCCGGTTTATATAGACTCTAACGTGATGATAGGTAGAGCGGGAATTTTCGAGAACGGCAAGTGGAGCAATGTAACCTACATGCCTTGCGATGAGAGCGATGACTTCATCCCTCAGATTCCAGACCACCGTGTGGACATGATTTATCTCTGTTATCCAAACAACCCTACGGGTACGGTCATCTCGAAAGAAGAACTCAGAAAATGGGTAAACTATGCTATCAAGAACGAGAGCATCATCCTCTATGATGCAGCCTACGAGGCATATATCACCGACCCATCAATTCCTCATTCTATCTACGAGATTCGTGGAGCCAGAAAGGTAGCGATAGAATTCCACAGTTATTCAAAGACTGCCGGATTCACCGGTGTGCGTTGTGGTTACACTATCGTTCCTAAGGAGTTGAAGGCAAAGACATTGGCAGGTGAGGAAGTGGCATTGAATCCTATCTGGGACCGCCGCCAGTGCACCAAGTTTAATGGTACAAGCTATATCAGCCAGCGTGCTGCCGAAGCCATCTACACCCCAGAGGGTAAGGAACAGGTGAAGGCAACCATCAATTACTATATGGAGAATGCCCACTTCATGAGAGCAGAACTCCAGAAACTCGGCTTGAGAGTATATGGCGGTGAGAATGCACCTTATCTCTGGGTGAAGACGCCAAACAACACGCCAAGCTGGAAATTCTTCGAAGAGATGCTTTATGGTGCCAGCGTAGTCTGCACTCCAGGTGTCGGCTTCGGTCCATCGGGCGAAGGCTACATCCGACTCACCGCCTTCGGCGAGCATGAGGACTGCAAGGAAGCCATGGAGAGAATAGCCAAATGGCTGGGAAAATAA
- a CDS encoding Na+/H+ antiporter NhaC family protein, which produces MDYNMIGTAWSLLPPIVAIALALKTKEVYSSLFIGIILGAVQYCISMGTGFDGFLVHLTNHTVGEGDDAKAYGLIHCLSDPWNVGILVFLVVLGSIVSLMNKAGGSAAFGRWASKHVHSKVGVQIATILLGILIFIDDYFNCLTVGSVMRPIAVRNGVTKEKLAYLIDSTAAPVCIISPISSWAAAVSGFVSGGENGLALFCKAIPFNFYAFFTILFMFGIVILGFDFKAMSKYDARLKEWYERTNGGKLDEVSDTKLQIVEHGVGAKQEEDSKNKGTVSDLVIPIIMLIIFCMAGMVYSGGFFDADNANYLNFVDSFAASNASVGLVIGSLAALILTIMMFTIRKTLPFDEAMSSLIKGFEAMVPAILILTLAWTLKSMTDSLGAAEYVSSVVASSASELQMLLPGIIFLVAGFLAFATGTSWGTFGILIPICIAVFPGADPLRIISISACMAGAVCGDHISPISDTTIMASAGAECKHVHHVSSQLPYALTVACVSFFTFIVAGFTHTLGMVTSAIISWIFGVAMLGFALFYLNKRQKVK; this is translated from the coding sequence ATGGATTACAACATGATTGGGACCGCATGGTCGTTACTGCCTCCTATCGTCGCCATCGCTCTGGCGCTGAAGACAAAGGAGGTCTATTCTTCTCTTTTTATCGGTATCATACTGGGTGCCGTTCAATATTGCATTTCGATGGGAACAGGTTTCGACGGATTCCTCGTTCACCTGACAAATCACACTGTAGGTGAAGGCGATGATGCCAAGGCATACGGTTTGATACATTGCCTTTCCGACCCATGGAACGTGGGCATTCTGGTATTCCTGGTGGTATTAGGCAGCATCGTTTCATTGATGAACAAGGCGGGAGGTTCGGCAGCTTTCGGCCGTTGGGCTTCCAAGCACGTACACTCGAAGGTTGGCGTACAGATTGCTACCATCCTGCTCGGCATTCTGATATTCATCGATGATTACTTCAACTGCCTTACCGTGGGTTCGGTGATGCGTCCTATCGCTGTGCGCAATGGTGTTACCAAGGAGAAGCTGGCTTATCTCATCGATTCTACAGCCGCACCGGTCTGCATCATCTCCCCTATCTCGAGTTGGGCAGCTGCGGTATCGGGCTTCGTATCGGGAGGTGAGAACGGACTGGCACTTTTCTGCAAGGCGATACCTTTTAATTTCTACGCATTCTTTACCATTCTCTTTATGTTTGGTATTGTGATACTGGGCTTCGACTTCAAGGCGATGAGCAAGTATGATGCGAGACTGAAGGAATGGTACGAGCGAACCAATGGCGGGAAGCTCGATGAGGTGAGCGATACCAAACTGCAGATTGTTGAGCATGGTGTGGGAGCCAAACAGGAAGAGGATTCCAAGAACAAGGGAACCGTGAGCGACCTGGTGATACCAATCATCATGCTGATTATTTTCTGCATGGCGGGCATGGTATATTCGGGCGGATTCTTCGATGCTGATAATGCCAACTATCTCAACTTTGTAGATTCCTTTGCTGCGAGCAATGCCTCTGTAGGCTTGGTAATCGGTTCATTGGCTGCCCTGATTCTTACCATCATGATGTTTACCATTCGCAAGACCTTACCTTTCGATGAGGCGATGAGTAGTCTCATCAAGGGTTTTGAGGCGATGGTACCAGCCATTCTGATTCTTACTTTGGCATGGACGCTGAAGAGTATGACCGACTCGCTGGGTGCGGCAGAATATGTATCATCGGTTGTAGCGAGCAGTGCCTCAGAACTTCAGATGCTTCTTCCGGGCATCATCTTCCTGGTAGCAGGCTTCCTGGCATTTGCAACGGGTACCTCCTGGGGAACCTTTGGTATTCTGATTCCTATCTGCATCGCCGTATTCCCTGGTGCTGATCCTTTGCGCATCATCTCTATCTCGGCATGTATGGCTGGGGCGGTGTGTGGCGACCATATCTCTCCTATCAGCGATACCACCATCATGGCGAGTGCAGGAGCGGAATGCAAGCATGTACATCATGTATCATCACAGTTGCCTTACGCCCTGACTGTAGCCTGTGTGAGTTTCTTCACCTTCATTGTGGCGGGATTCACTCATACGCTGGGTATGGTAACGAGTGCCATCATCTCGTGGATATTCGGTGTTGCCATGCTTGGTTTTGCTTTATTTTATTTAAATAAGCGCCAAAAAGTTAAATAG
- a CDS encoding SIMPL domain-containing protein — translation MNINSGIKQAVILTIGIIMLGFCIKSGLESVISKDRKVVVKGLAEKEVEADKVTWPIVSKEIGNDLPELYQKINATTRTIRNFLVENGVKANEINVNAPVVIDLNAERYGENRQGYRYNITSIITVTSKNVKLVRSIIARQGNLLQKGVAIVDGGYENPVKYEYVAFRQMKPKMMQEAIENAEQTATQFAENSKSKIDKIMNADQGQFSIEDRDSNTPYIKKVRVVTTVTYSLKD, via the coding sequence ATGAACATCAATTCTGGTATTAAGCAAGCCGTGATTTTAACCATAGGCATCATCATGCTTGGATTTTGTATCAAGTCGGGACTTGAAAGTGTGATTAGTAAAGACCGAAAGGTTGTAGTGAAAGGTCTTGCCGAAAAGGAGGTGGAGGCTGATAAGGTGACGTGGCCTATCGTTTCCAAGGAAATAGGCAATGACCTGCCTGAACTCTATCAAAAAATCAATGCCACCACGAGAACCATCAGAAACTTTCTGGTGGAGAATGGTGTTAAGGCTAATGAAATCAATGTGAATGCGCCTGTAGTCATCGACCTCAATGCTGAACGATATGGCGAAAACCGCCAGGGGTATCGTTATAACATTACTTCCATCATCACGGTTACATCGAAGAATGTGAAACTGGTTCGCAGTATCATTGCCCGTCAGGGTAATCTGCTTCAGAAGGGGGTTGCCATTGTGGATGGTGGTTACGAGAATCCGGTGAAGTATGAGTATGTTGCCTTCCGGCAGATGAAACCTAAGATGATGCAGGAGGCGATAGAGAATGCTGAGCAGACTGCTACCCAGTTTGCTGAGAACAGCAAGAGCAAGATTGATAAAATCATGAATGCTGACCAGGGCCAGTTCTCTATCGAAGACCGCGATTCCAATACCCCATATATTAAAAAGGTAAGGGTTGTTACTACCGTTACTTATTCTTTGAAGGATTAG
- a CDS encoding KilA-N domain-containing protein — protein MAKIIVNTTEVSVLNLNGEDYICLTDMMKAKDGEFFVTDWLRNRNTLEYIGIWEKIYNPNFNYGEFAIIRNQAGLNRFKISVKDFVQRTNAISLQSKAGRYGGTYAHKDIAFEFAMWISPEFKIYMVKEFQRLKAEEQAQLGWSAKRELSKINYRIHTDAIKHNLIPTEITPAQASLIYANEADVLNVAMFGMTAKQWRDLNPEKNGNIRDYATVNELICLSNMENLNAVFIDQGMPQGERLVKLNQIAIQQMRVLEDDGDDRKYLK, from the coding sequence ATGGCAAAAATTATTGTAAATACAACAGAAGTTTCTGTTTTGAACCTAAATGGTGAGGACTATATCTGTCTAACAGATATGATGAAAGCAAAAGATGGTGAGTTTTTTGTAACAGATTGGTTACGTAATAGAAATACATTGGAATATATTGGAATTTGGGAGAAGATATACAATCCGAATTTTAATTATGGCGAATTCGCCATAATTAGAAATCAAGCGGGATTGAATCGCTTTAAAATAAGTGTTAAGGATTTTGTACAGCGTACTAATGCAATATCTCTTCAATCTAAAGCTGGTCGATATGGTGGAACTTATGCTCATAAAGATATTGCATTTGAGTTTGCGATGTGGATAAGTCCTGAGTTTAAAATCTATATGGTCAAGGAGTTCCAACGCTTAAAAGCAGAGGAACAAGCTCAATTGGGTTGGTCTGCTAAGCGTGAACTTTCTAAAATCAACTATCGCATTCATACTGATGCGATAAAGCATAACTTGATTCCTACTGAAATTACGCCTGCGCAAGCTTCTCTGATTTATGCAAATGAGGCTGATGTTCTGAATGTGGCAATGTTTGGTATGACTGCGAAGCAGTGGCGAGATCTGAACCCCGAAAAGAATGGTAATATACGTGATTACGCAACTGTCAATGAGTTGATTTGTCTTTCCAATATGGAGAATCTCAATGCGGTATTTATTGATCAAGGAATGCCACAAGGTGAACGTTTGGTTAAGCTTAATCAAATAGCAATCCAGCAAATGCGTGTATTGGAGGATGATGGGGATGATAGAAAATATTTGAAATGA
- the eno gene encoding phosphopyruvate hydratase produces MIIENVHAREILDSRGNPTVEVEVSLKSGVVGRASVPSGASTGENEALELRDGDKNRYGGKGVLKAVENVNQVIAPALVGFSALEQRAIDYKMLELDGTKTKSNLGANAILGVSLAVAHAAAEYLHIPLYRYIGGCNTYTLPVPMMNIINGGAHSDAPIAFQEFMIRPVGAPSEKEAIRMGAEVFHALAKLLKSRGLSTAVGDEGGFAPALDGIEDALDSICQAIKNAGYEPGKDVKIAMDCAASEFAVQENGEWFYDYRQLKDGKKKDPNGKKLTAAEQIKFLEELITKYPIDSIEDGLDENDWDNWVKLTAAIGDRCQLVGDDLFVTNVKFLEKGIKMGAANSILIKVNQIGSLTETLDAIEMAHRHGYTTVTSHRSGETEDTTIADIAVATNSGQIKTGSMSRTDRMAKYNQLIRIEEQLGNNAAYGYTKLK; encoded by the coding sequence ATGATTATTGAAAATGTTCATGCAAGAGAAATATTAGATTCTCGTGGCAATCCTACAGTAGAGGTTGAAGTTTCTTTGAAGTCAGGTGTCGTAGGTCGTGCATCGGTTCCTTCTGGTGCATCCACTGGCGAGAACGAGGCTTTGGAACTTCGTGATGGCGACAAGAACCGCTATGGCGGCAAGGGCGTCTTGAAGGCTGTGGAGAATGTGAATCAGGTAATTGCGCCTGCTTTGGTAGGTTTTTCTGCCTTGGAGCAGCGTGCCATCGATTATAAGATGTTGGAACTCGACGGTACCAAGACCAAGTCAAATCTGGGTGCCAACGCCATCCTCGGTGTTTCTTTGGCTGTGGCTCATGCTGCTGCTGAGTATCTCCACATCCCATTGTATCGCTATATCGGCGGTTGCAATACTTACACCCTTCCTGTTCCTATGATGAACATCATCAATGGTGGTGCTCACTCTGATGCGCCTATCGCCTTCCAGGAATTTATGATCCGTCCTGTGGGTGCTCCTTCCGAGAAGGAGGCTATCCGTATGGGTGCTGAGGTGTTCCATGCCTTGGCTAAGCTCTTGAAGAGCCGTGGTCTTTCTACTGCCGTAGGTGATGAGGGCGGTTTCGCTCCTGCACTCGATGGTATCGAAGATGCGCTCGACAGTATCTGCCAGGCTATCAAGAATGCCGGTTATGAGCCAGGAAAGGATGTGAAGATTGCCATGGACTGTGCTGCCAGCGAGTTTGCCGTTCAGGAAAATGGTGAGTGGTTCTACGATTATCGCCAGTTGAAGGATGGCAAGAAGAAGGATCCTAATGGTAAAAAACTGACTGCTGCTGAGCAGATCAAGTTCCTGGAAGAACTGATTACCAAATATCCTATCGATTCTATCGAGGATGGTCTTGACGAGAACGATTGGGACAACTGGGTAAAGTTGACCGCTGCCATCGGCGATCGTTGCCAGTTGGTAGGTGACGACCTCTTTGTTACCAACGTGAAGTTCCTGGAGAAGGGCATCAAGATGGGTGCTGCCAACTCTATCCTCATCAAGGTGAACCAGATTGGTTCTCTTACCGAGACACTGGATGCAATCGAGATGGCTCACCGTCATGGTTACACCACCGTTACTTCCCATCGTTCTGGTGAAACCGAGGATACAACAATTGCTGATATTGCCGTAGCAACAAACTCTGGTCAGATTAAGACGGGTTCTATGAGTCGTACCGACCGTATGGCTAAGTACAACCAGCTTATCCGCATCGAAGAGCAGTTGGGCAATAACGCAGCTTATGGTTATACGAAGTTGAAATAG
- a CDS encoding glutamine synthetase III family protein produces MSNLRFEAVSEASKRKPVEVTAPSERPSEFFGKKVFNRQKMYKYLPADVYEKLVDVIDNGARLDRNIANAVAKGIKQWADENGVTHYTHWFQPLTEGTAEKHDAFIEHDGKGGMIEEFSGKLLVQQEPDASSFPSGGIRSTFEARGYSAWDPTSPVFIIDDTLCIPTVFISYTGEALDYKAPLLRSLHAVNVAATEVCHYFNPDVKKVISNLGWEQEYFLVDESLYAARPDLMLTGRTLMGHDSAKNQQMDDHYFGAIPERVQAFMKDLEIQALELGIPCKTRHNEVAPNQFELAPIFEETNLAVDHNMLLMSLMKKVARHHGFRVLLHEKPFAGINGSGKHNNWSLATDTGILLHGPGKTPEDNLRFVVFITETLMGVYKHNGLLKASIMSATNAHRLGANEAPPAIISSFLGKQLTDLLEHIEKADKKDLFTVAGKQGMKLDIPEIPELMIDNTDRNRTSPFAFTGNRFEFRAVGSEANCASAMIVLNTAVAEALTDFKKRVDELIAKGEDKTSAIIDIVRQDLKTCKPIRFDGNGYSDEWVEEAAKRGLDCEKSCPKIFERYLDPASIKMFEDMGVMKKNELEARNEVKWETYTKKIQIEARVMGDLSMNHIIPVATHYQSQLAKNVENMIDIFGDEEGKKLTARNINIIKKIAERTQIIETGVEELVNARKVANKIENEHDKAIAYHDTVAPKMEEIRYQIDKLELTVADELWTLPKYRELLFIR; encoded by the coding sequence ATGAGCAACTTAAGATTTGAAGCTGTTTCAGAGGCTTCCAAGAGAAAGCCTGTTGAGGTAACCGCTCCTAGCGAGCGACCAAGTGAATTCTTCGGAAAGAAGGTATTCAACCGACAGAAGATGTACAAGTATCTCCCTGCAGATGTCTATGAGAAACTGGTAGACGTCATCGACAACGGAGCACGTCTCGACCGTAACATCGCCAACGCCGTAGCCAAAGGCATCAAGCAGTGGGCTGACGAGAATGGCGTAACCCACTACACCCACTGGTTCCAGCCACTGACAGAAGGTACTGCCGAGAAGCACGATGCCTTCATCGAGCATGATGGCAAGGGTGGTATGATCGAGGAATTTTCAGGCAAGTTGCTCGTTCAGCAGGAGCCTGATGCATCATCTTTCCCATCTGGCGGTATCCGCTCAACCTTCGAGGCTCGCGGTTATTCTGCATGGGATCCAACATCTCCTGTATTTATCATCGACGATACACTCTGTATCCCTACCGTCTTCATCTCTTACACAGGTGAGGCACTCGACTATAAAGCTCCATTGCTCCGTTCATTGCACGCTGTAAACGTAGCAGCAACAGAGGTTTGCCACTACTTCAACCCAGATGTCAAGAAAGTTATTTCCAATCTCGGTTGGGAGCAGGAGTACTTCCTGGTAGATGAAAGCTTGTATGCAGCACGTCCTGATTTGATGCTGACAGGTCGCACCCTGATGGGTCACGATTCTGCCAAGAACCAGCAGATGGACGACCACTACTTCGGCGCCATCCCAGAGCGTGTTCAGGCATTCATGAAGGATTTGGAAATCCAGGCTCTTGAACTCGGTATTCCTTGCAAGACCCGTCACAACGAGGTAGCACCAAACCAGTTTGAGTTGGCACCTATCTTCGAGGAGACCAACCTTGCCGTTGACCACAATATGCTCTTGATGAGCTTGATGAAGAAGGTAGCTCGCCATCACGGTTTCCGCGTACTTCTCCATGAGAAGCCATTCGCAGGCATCAACGGTTCAGGTAAGCACAACAACTGGAGTCTCGCTACAGATACAGGCATTCTGCTTCATGGTCCTGGCAAGACACCAGAGGATAACCTCCGTTTCGTAGTCTTCATCACAGAGACTTTGATGGGTGTATACAAGCACAACGGTTTGCTCAAGGCATCTATCATGAGCGCAACCAATGCGCATCGTCTGGGCGCCAACGAGGCACCTCCAGCAATCATCTCTTCATTCCTCGGCAAGCAGTTGACCGACCTTCTCGAGCACATTGAGAAAGCCGACAAGAAGGATCTCTTCACCGTAGCTGGCAAGCAGGGCATGAAGTTGGATATCCCTGAGATTCCAGAGTTGATGATTGATAACACCGACCGTAACCGTACATCACCATTCGCCTTCACCGGTAACCGTTTCGAGTTCCGTGCCGTAGGTTCTGAGGCTAACTGTGCATCAGCAATGATTGTATTGAACACAGCCGTAGCCGAGGCTTTGACCGACTTCAAGAAGCGTGTGGATGAGTTGATTGCCAAGGGTGAGGATAAGACATCTGCCATCATCGATATCGTTCGTCAGGATTTGAAGACCTGCAAGCCAATCCGTTTCGACGGCAATGGTTACTCAGATGAGTGGGTAGAGGAAGCTGCTAAGCGTGGTCTGGACTGCGAGAAGAGCTGTCCTAAGATTTTCGAGCGTTATCTCGACCCTGCATCTATCAAGATGTTCGAGGATATGGGCGTCATGAAGAAGAACGAGTTGGAAGCTCGTAACGAGGTGAAATGGGAGACCTACACCAAGAAGATTCAGATTGAGGCTCGTGTAATGGGCGATTTGAGCATGAACCACATCATCCCTGTGGCTACTCACTATCAGAGCCAGTTGGCTAAGAATGTGGAGAACATGATTGATATCTTCGGCGACGAGGAAGGTAAGAAGTTGACAGCCCGCAACATCAATATCATCAAGAAGATTGCCGAGCGCACTCAGATTATCGAGACCGGTGTTGAGGAGTTGGTTAATGCCCGCAAGGTAGCCAACAAGATTGAGAATGAGCACGATAAGGCGATAGCTTATCATGACACGGTAGCTCCAAAGATGGAGGAAATCCGTTATCAGATTGATAAGTTGGAGTTGACAGTAGCCGATGAGCTCTGGACCTTGCCTAAGTATCGTGAACTCCTGTTCATCCGCTAA
- a CDS encoding P-II family nitrogen regulator — protein sequence MKKIEAIIRKSRFEDVKKALLAADIEWFSYYNVRGEGKMRQARIYRGVMYDTSSIERVLLNIVVRDKNVEPTIAAIQGAAQTGEVGDGRIFVIPVLDTVRIRTGERGDIALYNAEKEE from the coding sequence ATGAAGAAGATTGAGGCAATTATCCGCAAGTCAAGATTCGAGGATGTCAAGAAGGCGCTTTTAGCAGCAGACATCGAGTGGTTCTCTTATTATAATGTAAGAGGTGAGGGCAAAATGCGCCAGGCTCGCATTTACCGTGGTGTGATGTATGATACCAGCAGCATCGAGCGTGTGCTTCTGAATATTGTGGTTCGTGACAAGAACGTGGAACCTACCATCGCCGCCATCCAGGGCGCTGCACAGACCGGTGAAGTCGGAGACGGCAGAATCTTCGTGATTCCTGTACTCGATACGGTAAGAATCAGAACCGGCGAACGTGGCGACATCGCATTGTATAACGCTGAGAAAGAGGAATAA
- the dapF gene encoding diaminopimelate epimerase, producing MKETVHFTKMQGAGNDYIYVDTQQYDIPDPEKAAIAWSAYHTGIGSDGLVLIGKPHDGRRADYSMRIFNADGSEAMMCGNASRCIGKYLYEKGLTRKDTIRLETLSGIKILKLHLQDNKEVVESVTVDMLEPKLENPEQFIGPSVLEADGRKFEGTYVCMGNPHFVTFVDDIDTIDIAHYGKILERDKAFPQRCNIEFAQVTDTDAIRTRVWERGSGITMACGTGACATAVAAALTKRTGRKSSIVMDGGTLEIEYSEADDHVYMTGPAAFSFEGEIQLEC from the coding sequence ATGAAAGAAACAGTTCATTTTACAAAGATGCAGGGAGCGGGTAACGATTATATATATGTAGATACCCAACAATACGACATCCCTGACCCAGAGAAGGCGGCCATTGCCTGGAGTGCTTATCACACGGGCATAGGAAGCGACGGACTGGTTCTCATCGGAAAGCCGCACGACGGCAGAAGAGCAGATTATTCGATGCGTATCTTCAACGCCGATGGTTCAGAAGCGATGATGTGCGGCAATGCAAGCCGATGCATCGGTAAGTATCTTTACGAAAAAGGATTGACCCGAAAGGACACCATCCGACTGGAAACACTTTCGGGTATCAAGATATTGAAACTTCATCTTCAGGATAATAAAGAAGTTGTGGAATCGGTAACAGTAGACATGCTGGAACCCAAACTTGAAAATCCCGAGCAATTCATAGGCCCTTCGGTGCTCGAAGCTGACGGCAGAAAATTTGAAGGCACCTATGTTTGTATGGGTAATCCGCATTTCGTTACCTTCGTGGATGACATCGACACCATCGACATCGCCCACTATGGTAAAATCCTGGAAAGAGACAAGGCATTTCCCCAGAGATGCAACATAGAATTTGCACAAGTAACTGACACAGACGCCATAAGGACACGAGTTTGGGAAAGGGGAAGCGGAATAACAATGGCTTGCGGAACAGGAGCCTGTGCCACAGCCGTAGCCGCAGCCCTTACCAAGCGTACTGGCAGAAAAAGCAGTATCGTGATGGATGGCGGTACGCTGGAAATAGAATATAGCGAGGCTGATGATCATGTTTACATGACAGGGCCTGCAGCCTTCTCATTCGAAGGAGAAATCCAGTTGGAGTGTTAA